The Aquisphaera giovannonii genome includes a window with the following:
- a CDS encoding alpha/beta fold hydrolase produces MPVSDATRTRHRTVKVNGLDIFYREAGPEGAPAVLLLHGFPTSSQMFRNLIPALADSYRVVAPDYPGYGHSAMPPREEFAYTFDNVAGVIDAFTERVGLARYALYVQDYGAPVGYRLASRHPERVTAIVVQNGNAYDEGLDNEFWKPIKAYWAEPDSREKREALRGLLTYDATRWQYTDGVPDPERVSPDGAAHDQFLLDRPGNDEIQLDMFLSYGSNPPLYPGWQEYFRTHQPPMLIAWGKNDQIFPAAGAEPYRRDLKTLEYHLLDAGHFALESKGEEIAGLMRDFLGRHVSGS; encoded by the coding sequence ATCCCAGTGAGCGACGCGACGAGGACCAGGCACAGGACGGTGAAGGTCAACGGGCTGGACATCTTCTACCGCGAGGCCGGCCCGGAGGGCGCCCCCGCGGTCCTGCTGCTGCACGGGTTCCCGACCAGCTCGCAGATGTTCCGCAACCTGATCCCGGCGCTGGCGGATTCGTACCGCGTCGTCGCGCCGGATTACCCCGGCTACGGCCACAGCGCCATGCCCCCGCGGGAGGAGTTCGCCTACACCTTCGACAACGTGGCGGGCGTGATCGACGCCTTCACCGAGCGGGTGGGCCTGGCGCGATATGCCCTCTACGTGCAGGACTACGGCGCCCCGGTCGGCTACCGGCTCGCGTCGCGGCATCCGGAGCGGGTGACGGCGATCGTCGTCCAGAACGGCAACGCCTACGACGAGGGGCTCGACAACGAGTTCTGGAAGCCGATCAAGGCGTACTGGGCCGAGCCGGACAGCCGGGAGAAGCGTGAGGCACTCCGCGGCCTCCTGACCTACGACGCCACGAGATGGCAGTACACGGACGGCGTGCCCGACCCCGAGCGGGTCAGCCCCGACGGCGCGGCGCACGACCAGTTCCTGCTCGACCGCCCCGGGAACGACGAGATCCAGCTCGACATGTTCCTCAGCTACGGCAGCAACCCGCCGCTCTACCCGGGCTGGCAGGAGTATTTCCGCACGCACCAGCCGCCGATGCTGATCGCCTGGGGCAAGAACGACCAGATCTTCCCGGCCGCCGGCGCCGAGCCGTACCGGCGGGACCTCAAGACGCTCGAATACCACCTCCTCGACGCCGGCCACTTCGCCCTCGAGTCGAAGGGCGAGGAGATCGCCGGCCTGATGCGCGACTTCCTGGGCCGGCACGTGTCGGGGTCATGA
- a CDS encoding lactonase family protein yields the protein MPGRNPRKRALEFGGLDVLESRRLMSASPPSPTTSFVYTETDNSDPGQNAVIAYRRTADGRVTEIGSFKTGGTGLANPQGLLGPDDSDKEVIASPDGHLLFAVNQGSDSVAVFRVRRDGSLDLVNNRPVGSGGTQPVSLSIANGRLYVVNRGNEVQGQAGTVAPSITVFKIGPLGTLRQDVAATTSLRQGLSPSQLLISSRSNLAFLDTFTPPPLNSVPGANEVVPYRISADGKLVPAPGGGVGAPVTPPLLLGLAEHPTRNIIYAGLTGAGRVGVFTYDGGGNLKLAGTAPVEGGAPCWSLVGPDGRFLYTVDTGTNSVGVFSLADPLRPAQVQEFALGGPQNPSGNPSDPRETTDFEFALDPTGDALYVINHSTDAAGHFPQGNALHVLTVAADGTLSEGAGSPRFLPPGIPAGAAPQGVAVIAASRRDGRSDGHD from the coding sequence ATGCCCGGTCGTAATCCGAGGAAGCGTGCGCTGGAGTTCGGCGGCCTCGATGTCCTGGAGTCTCGTCGACTCATGTCCGCCTCGCCGCCGTCGCCGACCACCAGCTTCGTCTACACCGAGACCGACAATTCCGATCCCGGGCAGAACGCCGTCATCGCCTACCGGCGGACCGCCGATGGTCGGGTGACGGAGATCGGGTCGTTCAAGACCGGCGGGACGGGCCTGGCCAATCCGCAGGGGCTGCTCGGCCCGGACGATTCCGACAAGGAGGTCATCGCCAGCCCGGACGGGCACCTCCTCTTCGCCGTCAATCAGGGCAGCGACTCCGTCGCCGTATTCCGCGTCCGGCGCGACGGGTCGCTCGACCTGGTCAACAACCGGCCCGTCGGCTCCGGGGGCACGCAGCCGGTGAGCCTCTCGATCGCCAACGGCCGGCTTTACGTCGTCAACCGCGGGAACGAGGTGCAGGGCCAGGCCGGCACCGTCGCCCCCTCCATCACGGTCTTCAAGATCGGGCCGCTAGGAACCCTGAGGCAGGACGTCGCTGCCACGACGAGCCTGCGACAGGGCCTTTCGCCGTCCCAGTTGCTGATCTCGTCCCGGTCGAATCTGGCCTTCCTCGATACCTTCACGCCGCCCCCGCTTAACAGCGTGCCGGGGGCGAATGAGGTCGTGCCCTACCGGATCTCCGCGGATGGGAAGCTCGTCCCGGCCCCCGGCGGCGGTGTCGGGGCCCCGGTGACTCCGCCGTTGCTGCTGGGCCTGGCCGAGCACCCGACCCGCAACATCATCTACGCCGGGCTGACCGGGGCCGGTCGTGTCGGTGTCTTCACATACGACGGCGGCGGCAACCTGAAGCTTGCCGGCACGGCCCCCGTCGAGGGCGGGGCACCTTGCTGGTCGCTCGTCGGCCCGGACGGGCGGTTCCTCTACACGGTCGACACCGGCACGAACAGCGTGGGCGTCTTCTCGCTGGCCGACCCGTTGCGGCCCGCGCAAGTCCAGGAGTTCGCCCTCGGGGGGCCGCAAAATCCCTCGGGCAATCCCTCCGACCCGCGCGAGACCACCGACTTCGAATTCGCGCTCGATCCGACCGGCGACGCGCTGTACGTCATCAACCACTCGACCGATGCCGCCGGCCACTTCCCGCAGGGCAACGCCCTGCACGTCCTCACCGTCGCGGCCGATGGCACGCTCTCCGAAGGTGCCGGCTCGCCGCGGTTCCTCCCGCCCGGCATCCCGGCGGGGGCCGCTCCCCAGGGCGTCGCCGTGATCGCTGCCTCTCGGCGGGACGGCCGTTCGGATGGACACGACTGA
- a CDS encoding sigma-70 family RNA polymerase sigma factor, which produces MDTQPGEEPTDLIAAVARGDRQALERLYDRYAPIVHSVGLRILGIRADADDVVQEVFLQVWRRAETYRPDRGSPECWILTIARNRALAKMRAANTMKKGLETLRLRPRPTGVESASGPVVRAESATAVRTALAGLPDEQRRALELAYFEGLTQSEIAARLGEPLGTVKTRIRLGMERLRRLVGEGEMPEGLP; this is translated from the coding sequence ATGGATACCCAGCCCGGCGAGGAGCCGACGGACCTGATCGCAGCGGTCGCCCGCGGCGATCGCCAGGCCCTCGAGCGGCTCTACGACCGCTACGCGCCGATCGTCCATTCCGTCGGGTTGCGGATTCTCGGCATCCGGGCGGACGCCGACGACGTAGTACAGGAGGTCTTCCTCCAGGTCTGGAGGCGCGCCGAGACGTACCGCCCCGACCGCGGCAGCCCGGAGTGCTGGATCCTGACCATCGCCCGCAATCGGGCCCTGGCGAAAATGCGCGCGGCGAATACGATGAAGAAGGGGCTCGAAACGCTGCGGCTCCGCCCCAGGCCGACGGGCGTCGAATCGGCCTCCGGCCCGGTCGTCCGCGCGGAATCGGCGACCGCCGTGCGGACGGCGCTGGCGGGCCTGCCCGACGAGCAGCGCCGGGCGCTGGAGCTGGCCTACTTCGAGGGCCTGACGCAGTCGGAGATCGCGGCCCGCCTCGGCGAGCCGCTGGGGACGGTGAAGACCCGGATCCGCCTCGGGATGGAAAGGCTGAGGCGACTCGTGGGTGAGGGCGAGATGCCCGAAGGGCTGCCATGA
- a CDS encoding BlaI/MecI/CopY family transcriptional regulator: MARTPSTQPTDAELEVLRVLWGSGPAGLGQVHASIQQTRPVALTTIATTLKTMLEKGLVGREDGPKGYLWKAVATRESTATGLVGKIVQHVFDGSARRLVAHLIEEGALDDRDRDEIRALLEGHAGTPAPRARKGRGK; the protein is encoded by the coding sequence ATGGCCAGGACGCCGAGTACGCAGCCGACGGACGCGGAGCTGGAGGTCCTGAGGGTCCTCTGGGGATCGGGGCCGGCGGGGCTGGGGCAGGTGCACGCGTCGATCCAGCAGACCCGCCCGGTGGCGCTTACGACGATCGCCACGACGCTCAAGACGATGCTCGAGAAGGGGCTCGTGGGCCGCGAGGACGGGCCTAAGGGCTATCTCTGGAAGGCGGTGGCGACCCGCGAATCGACGGCGACGGGGCTCGTCGGCAAGATCGTCCAGCACGTCTTCGACGGCTCGGCGCGGCGACTGGTCGCGCACCTGATCGAGGAAGGGGCGCTCGACGACCGCGACCGCGACGAGATCCGTGCCCTGCTCGAAGGCCATGCCGGGACGCCCGCGCCACGGGCGAGGAAGGGGCGCGGAAAATGA
- a CDS encoding anti-sigma factor, producing MSHDEWRERADLYALGALDGEELGRFEDHIDAGCDACERQVREAREALLQLPRALPLARGPSPDVKRRLMAEIARESPGLRSGTGPARGRRGLSWGRVGLAASVALLVGLASLAAWDDWNLRGQLRDLAAEAARLRSGLVQRKDVIHYLDDPGVAIISLAGLAPSPNASGRVLWRAADRSGYVLSRGLPPAPAGRKYAAWAIAASGPVPLGLFDDEEIRRAFFRLRSTAAQPAEPPLAFAVTLEPASGGKSPTGPVQLRGTIAASSQAAHRDIGPRPTSARNAGPASARGRSLVLASMPRGAGSH from the coding sequence ATGAGCCACGACGAATGGCGGGAACGCGCGGACCTCTACGCCCTGGGCGCCCTCGACGGCGAGGAGCTCGGACGGTTCGAGGACCACATCGACGCCGGCTGCGACGCGTGCGAGCGGCAGGTCCGCGAGGCCCGGGAGGCGCTCCTCCAGCTCCCCCGCGCGCTCCCGCTCGCCCGGGGGCCTTCGCCGGACGTCAAGCGGCGCCTGATGGCGGAGATCGCCCGCGAATCCCCGGGCCTCCGATCGGGGACCGGGCCGGCCCGCGGCCGTCGGGGCCTGAGCTGGGGCCGCGTGGGGCTGGCCGCGAGCGTCGCCCTGCTCGTCGGCCTGGCCAGCCTCGCCGCGTGGGACGACTGGAACCTGCGCGGGCAGTTGCGCGACCTGGCGGCGGAGGCCGCCCGGCTGAGGAGCGGGCTCGTCCAGCGCAAGGACGTCATCCACTACCTGGACGATCCCGGGGTCGCGATCATCTCGCTCGCCGGCCTCGCCCCCAGCCCGAACGCCAGCGGCCGCGTCCTCTGGCGCGCGGCCGACCGGTCGGGATACGTCCTGTCCCGCGGCCTCCCCCCCGCCCCGGCGGGCCGGAAGTACGCGGCCTGGGCCATCGCGGCGAGCGGGCCGGTGCCGCTCGGTCTCTTCGACGACGAGGAGATCCGCCGCGCCTTCTTCCGGCTGCGCTCGACCGCGGCTCAGCCCGCCGAGCCCCCCCTCGCATTCGCCGTCACCCTCGAGCCCGCCTCCGGCGGCAAATCGCCCACCGGCCCGGTGCAACTGCGCGGCACGATCGCGGCCTCCTCGCAGGCCGCCCATCGCGACATCGGACCGCGTCCGACGTCAGCCCGCAATGCGGGGCCGGCCTCGGCCCGCGGGAGGAGCCTCGTCCTCGCCTCGATGCCCCGGGGCGCCGGGTCGCACTGA
- a CDS encoding ferritin-like domain-containing protein, producing the protein MDERLATAMKDGSFGAGWRPGAAAAGGPARQGRRSFFRRGAAAAAAAVAAYAGREAFGAGTNPNYLPSLYRGQNALEFQAIRTHENAHVTFLVNALGTYARPKPTFVNLVQPNLLAFAQTSKALENTGVGAYLGAAPVIYSRDYLAAAGSIMTIEARHAGYLDVLLNEIMTTNVYGDEQSFEMALSIEQVVDLAGPFIADLNGGPPLTFSTTPSPSNDVAILNFALALEYLEAEFYNVNVPRFA; encoded by the coding sequence ATGGATGAGAGACTCGCGACGGCGATGAAGGACGGTTCGTTCGGGGCCGGGTGGCGGCCGGGAGCGGCGGCGGCCGGGGGCCCGGCGAGGCAGGGCCGGAGGTCGTTCTTCCGACGCGGCGCCGCGGCGGCGGCCGCTGCGGTGGCGGCCTACGCGGGACGCGAGGCCTTCGGCGCGGGCACCAACCCGAACTACCTGCCGAGCCTCTATCGGGGGCAGAACGCGCTGGAATTCCAGGCGATCCGGACGCACGAGAATGCCCACGTAACGTTCCTGGTCAACGCGCTGGGCACTTACGCCCGGCCCAAGCCCACCTTCGTGAACCTCGTGCAGCCGAATCTCCTGGCCTTCGCGCAGACGTCCAAGGCCCTGGAGAACACGGGGGTCGGCGCCTACCTGGGCGCGGCGCCCGTCATCTACTCGCGCGACTACCTGGCGGCGGCGGGATCGATCATGACGATCGAGGCGCGGCACGCCGGCTACCTCGACGTGCTCCTGAACGAGATCATGACGACGAACGTCTACGGCGACGAGCAGAGCTTCGAAATGGCCCTCAGCATCGAGCAGGTCGTCGACCTGGCCGGCCCGTTCATCGCCGACCTCAATGGCGGCCCGCCGCTCACCTTCTCCACAACCCCGTCCCCCTCGAACGACGTCGCGATCCTCAACTTCGCCCTGGCGCTCGAGTACCTCGAGGCCGAGTTCTACAACGTCAACGTGCCGCGGTTCGCCTGA
- a CDS encoding pyridoxamine 5'-phosphate oxidase family protein, with product MRDYPSDVAFTPAVKAVQERKGSRRSYARMERDGGWETTISADLAGFVAGLDMFYLGTATADGQPYIQHRGGPPGFLKVLDERTLGFADFGGNRQYITLGNLSENPKAFLFLMDYANRRRVKVWGTARAVEGDAGLLDRLADPAYAARPERAILFSVEAWDVNCPQHIHRRFGERQVVPIIEELQSRIDELEAEVARLRAAPAPGEAPRRGAARRSAYDE from the coding sequence ATGCGGGACTATCCCAGCGACGTGGCCTTCACCCCCGCGGTGAAGGCGGTCCAGGAGCGGAAGGGCTCGCGGCGGTCCTACGCCCGGATGGAGCGGGACGGGGGCTGGGAGACGACCATCTCCGCCGACCTGGCGGGGTTCGTCGCCGGGCTCGACATGTTCTACCTGGGAACCGCGACCGCGGACGGCCAGCCTTACATCCAGCACCGGGGCGGCCCGCCCGGCTTCCTCAAGGTGCTCGACGAGCGGACGCTCGGCTTCGCCGACTTCGGTGGCAACCGGCAGTACATCACCCTGGGAAACCTCTCCGAGAACCCCAAGGCGTTCCTCTTCCTTATGGACTACGCCAACCGCCGGCGGGTGAAGGTCTGGGGCACCGCCCGCGCGGTGGAGGGTGACGCGGGCCTCCTCGATCGCCTGGCCGACCCGGCGTACGCCGCCCGGCCGGAGCGAGCCATCCTCTTCTCCGTCGAGGCGTGGGACGTGAACTGCCCGCAGCACATCCATCGCCGCTTCGGCGAGCGGCAGGTCGTCCCCATCATCGAGGAGTTGCAGTCGCGGATCGACGAACTCGAGGCCGAGGTCGCCCGGCTCCGAGCGGCCCCGGCACCGGGCGAAGCGCCAAGGCGAGGGGCCGCGCGGCGGTCGGCATACGACGAATAG
- a CDS encoding TetR/AcrR family transcriptional regulator, whose protein sequence is MGRTKAATSGARRRLVETADRLFYEEGFRAVGIDRILAEAGAAKATLYAHFASKDDLILAVLEHRERHTTEFFRAAMERHAKARGPLGPFFAALKEWFETPGFRGCAFQNAAVELADPAHPGTAFSRGFKRRFGEFLQELIAASVGEESAKLAPAVSLLVEGAIVTAAIQGEPDAVDVARDAARRLLAEGRP, encoded by the coding sequence ATGGGACGGACGAAGGCCGCGACATCCGGTGCCAGGCGACGCCTCGTCGAGACGGCCGATCGGCTGTTCTACGAGGAGGGGTTCCGGGCCGTCGGCATCGACCGCATCCTCGCCGAGGCCGGGGCCGCCAAGGCGACGCTCTACGCCCACTTCGCGTCCAAGGACGACCTCATCCTGGCCGTCCTCGAGCACCGGGAACGCCATACGACGGAGTTCTTCCGCGCGGCGATGGAGCGGCACGCGAAGGCCAGGGGACCGCTGGGGCCGTTCTTCGCGGCGCTCAAGGAGTGGTTCGAGACGCCGGGTTTCCGCGGCTGTGCCTTCCAGAATGCGGCCGTCGAGCTGGCCGACCCGGCCCACCCCGGGACGGCGTTCTCCCGGGGGTTCAAGCGACGCTTCGGCGAGTTCCTCCAGGAACTCATCGCGGCGTCGGTCGGCGAGGAGTCCGCGAAGCTCGCGCCCGCCGTGTCGCTCCTGGTCGAGGGGGCCATCGTGACGGCCGCCATCCAGGGGGAGCCGGACGCCGTCGACGTGGCCCGCGACGCCGCCCGGAGGCTGCTCGCCGAGGGCCGCCCATAG
- a CDS encoding tyrosine-type recombinase/integrase: MPDELVRVRASRVPVAGPGLPLPSLVERAGAAARFAWDEFFYAEHHNPHTQKAYQRAVRRFLAWCEGQGEDLAAITPGQVGRYLTGLGGSAAKRNVALAALRGFFDRLVNRHVCVLNPAASVKGARDVAVEGRTPEIGVEQARMLLASVDVSHVVGLRDRAVLATLAYTACRAGAVARLRLRDFQHDGTQYVLRFLEKGGKGREIPVRHDLEGYIRAYLDAAALGGDAGDSPLFRASNGRTKRLTAGPLSSKRICELVKRRLKDAGLPSRISPHSFRVTAITDLLTQGVPLEDVQYLAGHAEPRTTGLYDRRRKGVTRNIVERISI; encoded by the coding sequence ATGCCTGACGAGCTGGTCAGAGTGCGGGCGAGCCGCGTGCCGGTCGCGGGCCCGGGCCTCCCACTGCCGTCGCTGGTCGAGCGGGCCGGGGCGGCGGCACGCTTCGCGTGGGATGAATTCTTCTACGCCGAGCACCACAACCCGCACACGCAGAAAGCCTATCAGCGGGCGGTGCGGCGTTTCCTCGCCTGGTGCGAGGGGCAGGGCGAGGACCTGGCGGCGATCACGCCCGGGCAGGTCGGGCGGTATCTGACGGGCCTCGGCGGATCCGCGGCCAAGCGGAACGTGGCCCTGGCCGCGCTCCGCGGCTTCTTCGACCGGCTGGTGAACCGGCACGTCTGCGTCCTGAACCCGGCGGCCTCGGTGAAGGGGGCCCGGGACGTGGCGGTCGAGGGCAGGACGCCGGAGATTGGCGTGGAGCAGGCCCGGATGCTGCTGGCGTCGGTGGACGTGTCGCACGTCGTCGGCCTGCGCGATCGGGCGGTCCTCGCGACGCTGGCCTACACCGCGTGCCGTGCCGGCGCGGTGGCGAGGCTGCGGCTGCGGGACTTCCAGCACGACGGGACGCAGTACGTGTTGCGATTCCTGGAGAAGGGCGGCAAGGGCCGGGAGATCCCGGTGCGGCACGACCTGGAAGGCTACATCCGGGCCTACCTCGACGCGGCGGCCCTGGGCGGCGACGCCGGGGATTCGCCGCTGTTCCGGGCGTCGAACGGGCGGACGAAGAGGCTGACGGCCGGCCCGCTGTCGAGCAAGCGGATCTGCGAGCTGGTCAAGCGGCGGCTCAAGGACGCCGGGCTGCCGTCGCGGATCTCGCCCCACAGCTTCCGGGTGACGGCCATCACCGACCTGCTGACGCAGGGCGTGCCGCTCGAGGACGTCCAGTACCTCGCCGGGCACGCCGAGCCGCGGACGACCGGGCTCTACGACCGGCGTCGCAAGGGGGTGACGCGGAACATCGTCGAGCGGATCTCGATCTGA
- a CDS encoding PEP-CTERM sorting domain-containing protein codes for MSHRPGLRGRLAAVLALLFLGAGDALAQSSVPESQLDVFLGLQDGDLSGLGNGPVLNGSALMRTITVSAGTTLSFDYNFLTNEPMTSPLDAVNDFAFLTSPQLSDFADTFSPLASSSTGFLRETGYKTFSETFAMAGTYTLGIGVVNVTDGLNDSALLLDNFRLSTGSLTNGSFEEGDFAGFSTIGNASIVTSSFGSGPTDGRYQALLTTAAVPEPSSLALLTTGVLAAGSLARRARRKAR; via the coding sequence ATGAGCCATCGCCCCGGACTGAGGGGCCGCCTCGCGGCGGTCCTCGCCCTCCTCTTCCTCGGCGCGGGGGATGCCCTCGCGCAGTCGTCGGTCCCCGAGTCGCAGCTCGACGTCTTCCTGGGGCTCCAGGACGGCGACCTGTCCGGCCTGGGCAACGGGCCCGTGCTCAACGGATCGGCGCTGATGCGGACGATCACCGTGTCGGCCGGGACCACGCTGAGCTTCGACTACAACTTCCTGACCAACGAGCCGATGACCTCGCCGCTCGACGCGGTGAACGATTTCGCCTTCCTCACGTCGCCGCAGCTATCCGACTTCGCCGACACGTTCTCGCCCCTCGCATCCTCGAGCACCGGATTCCTGCGGGAGACCGGCTACAAGACGTTCTCCGAGACCTTCGCCATGGCGGGGACCTATACGCTGGGCATCGGCGTGGTGAACGTGACCGATGGCCTCAACGACTCCGCGCTGCTGCTCGACAATTTCCGCCTCTCAACGGGGAGCCTGACCAATGGCTCCTTCGAGGAGGGCGATTTCGCCGGGTTCTCGACGATCGGCAATGCGAGCATCGTGACGTCCTCCTTCGGCAGCGGGCCGACCGACGGCCGATATCAGGCCCTGCTCACGACGGCCGCCGTCCCGGAGCCGTCTTCGCTCGCGCTCCTGACCACCGGCGTGCTCGCCGCCGGCTCGCTCGCCCGCCGCGCGCGACGGAAGGCCCGCTGA